One segment of Ficedula albicollis isolate OC2 chromosome 2, FicAlb1.5, whole genome shotgun sequence DNA contains the following:
- the IRX2 gene encoding iroquois-class homeodomain protein IRX-2: protein MSYPQGYLYQPPGSLALYSCPAYGASALAAPRSEELARSSSGSAFSPYPGSAAFTAQAAATGFTSPLQYSTDPAKIFPSYMGSPYDAHTTGMTGAISYHPYGSPAYPYQLNDPAYRKNATRDATATLKAWLQEHRKNPYPTKGEKIMLAIITKMTLTQVSTWFANARRRLKKENKMTWAPRNKSEDEDDDEGDGARSKEESPEKMPESNETSAEDEGISLQVDSLTDHSCSAESDGEKLPCRAGDPLCESGSECKDKYEDIEEEEEDEEEDEEEDIEEDDGGGGERDGAAKPATSSPLAAVEAPLLGHPHADAARSAGKAALGPRASPGPPTPASKPKLWSLAEIATSDLKSQTLGQGCQPAPLSSATPASAPHSAAYSPSSLLGRHIYYTSPFYSNYTNYGNFNALQSQGILRYNSAAVASNEGLSQTVLNASSVHKQSSDSLKTITNQLEQHYRPSSYDSKKDPTEVCTVGVQPYL from the exons ATGTCCTATCCTCAGGGTTACCTCTACCAGCCCCCCGGCTCGCTGGCTCTGTACTCCTGCCCGGCGTACGGGGCGTCGGCGCTGGCGGCCCCCAGGAGCGAGGAGCTGGCCAGGTCTTCGTCGGGATCGGCGTTCAGCCCTTACCCGGGATCGGCAGCTTTCACCGCCCAGGCGGCGGCCACAGGCTTCACCAGCCCGCTCCAGTACTCCACAGACCCCGCCAAGATATTCCCCTCCTACATG GGCTCCCCTTACGACGCCCATACGACGGGGATGACCGGAGCCATCAGCTACCACCCGTACGGCAGCCCTGCCTACCCCTACCAGCTCAACGACCCCGCGTACAGGAAAAACGCCACCCGCGACGCCACGGCCACGCTGAaggcctggctgcaggagcaccgCAAGAACCCCTACCCCACCAAGGGCGAGAAGATCATGCTGGCCATCATCACCAAGATGACCCTCACCCAGGTCTCCACCTGGTTCGCCAACGCCCGCCGGCGGCTCAAGAAGGAGAACAAGATGACCTGGGCCCCGCGGAACAAGAGCGAGGACGAGGACGATGACGAAGGCGATGGCGCGAGGAGTAAGGAGGAGAGTCCCGAGAAGATGCCCGAGAGCAATGAAACCTCCGCGGAGGACGAAG GGATCAGCTTGCAAGTGGACTCGCTGACGGACCACTCCTGCTCCGCCGAATCGGACGGCGAGAAGCTGCCCTGCCGAGCGGGAGACCCCCTCTGCGAGTCGGGCTCGGAGTGCAAGGACAAGTACGAGGACAtcgaggaggaggaagaggacgaggaggaggacgaggaggaggacATCGAGGAGGACGACGGCGGCGGCGGGGAGCGcgac ggggcggccaAGCCCGCCACCTCGTCGCCGCTGGCGGCCGTGGAGGCCCCGCTCCTCGGCCACCCGCACGCCGACGCCGCCCGCAGCGCTGGCAAGGCGGCGCTGGGGCCCCGCGCCTCCCCCGGGCCCCCGACGCCGGCCAGCAAGCCCAAACTCTGGTCTCTGGCCGAAATCGCCACCTCGGACCTCAAGAGTCAGACCCtgggccagggctgccagcctgCCCCGCTCTCCTCGGCCACCCCCGCCTCCGCCCCGCACAGCGCTGCCTACTCgccctcctccctcctgggGAGGCATATTTATTACACCTCACCTTTTTATAGCAATTATACAAACTATGGGAACTTTAAcgctctgcagagccagggaatcCTGAGATACAACTCCGCAGCAGTGGCTTCAAACGAGGGACTAAGTCAGACTGTCCTAAATGCCAGCTCTGTCCACAAACAGAGCAGTGACTCTTTGAAAACGATCACTAACCAGCTAGAACAGCATTACAGGCCCTCTAGCTATGACTCTAAGAAAG ATCCCACTGAAGTCTGCACAGTAGGAGTACAACCATACCTATAG